The Xanthomonas sp. CFBP 8443 genome has a window encoding:
- a CDS encoding RNA pyrophosphohydrolase translates to MIDPDGYRPNVGIVLMRPDGQVFWARRVRRDGWQFPQGGMNTDETPVEAMYRELREETGLLPEHVEVLGATPGWLRYRLPSRAIRRNERQVCIGQKQVWFLLQMRCDESQLNLELTETPEFDHWRWVDFWYPVEHVVLFKRGVYARALRHLAPLAQSIAGPGIRAMPTLAQEAWMPGNTAGHERPRKRPRKRGGPWVARINND, encoded by the coding sequence GTGATCGATCCGGACGGTTATCGACCGAACGTTGGCATCGTGCTGATGCGGCCGGACGGTCAGGTGTTCTGGGCACGTCGCGTGCGCCGGGATGGCTGGCAGTTCCCGCAAGGTGGCATGAATACCGACGAGACCCCGGTCGAGGCCATGTACCGCGAGTTGCGTGAAGAGACCGGGCTGTTGCCCGAGCATGTCGAAGTGCTCGGAGCCACGCCTGGCTGGCTGCGCTATCGGCTGCCCAGCCGCGCCATCCGCCGCAACGAACGCCAGGTGTGCATCGGCCAGAAGCAGGTCTGGTTCCTGCTGCAGATGCGCTGCGACGAGAGCCAGTTGAACCTGGAGCTGACCGAGACGCCGGAGTTCGACCATTGGCGCTGGGTCGACTTCTGGTATCCGGTGGAGCACGTGGTGCTGTTCAAGCGCGGCGTCTACGCGCGGGCGCTGCGCCACCTGGCGCCGCTGGCGCAGAGCATCGCCGGGCCGGGCATCCGTGCCATGCCGACCCTGGCGCAGGAGGCGTGGATGCCCGGCAACACCGCCGGCCACGAGCGCCCGCGCAAGCGTCCACGCAAGCGTGGCGGGCCTTGGGTGGCCCGTATTAATAACGATTAA
- the erpA gene encoding iron-sulfur cluster insertion protein ErpA, with protein sequence MSTLVSLPSAAPAPDYQSLERPLNFTQAAAAKVRELIREEGNDALALRVYIQGGGCSGFQYGFEFDENRAEDDLSVRTDEVTLLVDPLSLQYLMGAEVDYSEGLHGAQFVIRNPNAKTTCGCGSSFSV encoded by the coding sequence ATGAGCACTCTCGTTTCCCTGCCCAGTGCCGCGCCCGCGCCCGACTACCAGTCGCTGGAGCGGCCGCTGAACTTCACCCAGGCCGCCGCGGCCAAGGTGCGCGAGCTGATCCGCGAGGAAGGCAACGACGCGCTGGCGTTGCGCGTGTACATCCAGGGCGGCGGCTGTTCCGGTTTTCAGTACGGCTTCGAGTTCGACGAGAACCGCGCCGAGGACGACCTGTCGGTGCGGACCGACGAAGTCACCCTGCTGGTCGACCCGCTCAGCCTGCAGTACCTGATGGGCGCGGAAGTGGATTACAGCGAAGGCCTGCACGGCGCGCAGTTCGTGATCCGCAACCCCAACGCCAAGACCACCTGCGGCTGCGGCAGCAGCTTCAGCGTGTAA
- a CDS encoding (2Fe-2S)-binding protein yields the protein MYVCICNGVTDRQIREAADAGCRTVSELTMRTGCGATCGSCLDMAGDLLERALLRDLPLPVLGGLARAA from the coding sequence GTGTACGTCTGCATCTGCAATGGGGTCACCGATCGTCAGATCCGCGAAGCCGCCGACGCCGGCTGCCGCACCGTGTCCGAACTGACCATGCGCACCGGCTGCGGGGCCACCTGCGGCTCGTGCCTGGACATGGCCGGCGATCTGCTGGAACGCGCGCTGCTGCGCGACCTGCCGCTGCCCGTGCTGGGTGGCCTGGCCCGCGCCGCCTGA
- a CDS encoding EAL domain-containing response regulator: MAARDTAPPPSRDDPRSRNVRAETPPPHYWRRWAADAVPEAQEVTAPAAAPNAQDAAAPATDHQAAADVAPSPPGATETPNAATAPPQPLDAPYRILIVEDDRSQALFAQSVLHGAGMQAQVEMQAEGVQQAIAEYRPDLILMDLHMPGLDGMRLTALIRQQPQHQLLPIVFLTGDPDPELQYEVLDSGADDFLTKPIRPRHLIAAVSNRIRRARQQAQQSASDGVPLNNPETGLPTRSHVLQLLGESLRTRGGGLFFIEVASALGLRERYGYAAFERLMTQAGRRLASVTAPQPLARLNDNSFLLLAQGDDLDALRQRAQALREALANHAFPLREDEAVHLRCAIGYADLAQGFEDAGSALEAVERTALQARLHPQGVAAYAPPREEEDLGRIAMFEGQLEPAYQPIVAVAGGDTAQYQVLLRLRQRDGTLLSAGQVLPAAEAGGRIADLDQQVLDHALGLLHLYQHATPPLRLFVSQSSRTLARGAFADWLVEAIGRRGVTGTSLVIDLRLDDALIHTVTLQQFCARLMPLGVQFCLSQFEPGAENEALLGQLPLGYLRLSARFANAHADAGLRDQLRATIDLAHRAGLMIIGQQIEEAQAAAAMWMGGVDFIQGNLVQSVGDELNFDFQNAVL, translated from the coding sequence ATGGCCGCCAGAGACACCGCACCGCCTCCCAGCCGCGACGACCCGCGTTCGCGCAACGTCCGTGCCGAAACCCCGCCGCCGCACTACTGGCGCCGCTGGGCCGCCGATGCCGTGCCCGAGGCGCAAGAAGTGACGGCGCCCGCTGCGGCACCGAACGCGCAGGACGCTGCAGCGCCGGCCACCGACCACCAGGCCGCCGCCGACGTGGCGCCGAGTCCGCCAGGCGCGACGGAGACGCCGAACGCCGCCACCGCGCCGCCGCAGCCGCTGGACGCGCCGTACCGGATCCTGATCGTCGAGGACGACCGCTCGCAGGCCCTGTTCGCGCAGAGCGTGCTGCACGGCGCCGGCATGCAGGCGCAGGTGGAGATGCAGGCCGAAGGCGTGCAGCAGGCGATCGCCGAGTACCGGCCCGATCTGATCCTGATGGACCTGCACATGCCCGGCCTGGACGGCATGCGCCTGACCGCGCTGATCCGCCAGCAACCGCAGCACCAGTTGCTGCCGATCGTGTTCCTGACCGGCGACCCGGATCCGGAACTGCAGTACGAAGTGCTCGACAGCGGCGCCGACGATTTCCTGACCAAGCCGATCCGGCCGCGGCACCTGATCGCCGCCGTCTCCAACCGCATCCGCCGCGCGCGCCAGCAGGCGCAACAGAGCGCCAGCGACGGCGTGCCGCTGAACAATCCCGAGACCGGCCTGCCGACCCGCAGCCACGTGCTGCAGCTGCTCGGCGAGTCGCTGCGCACCCGCGGCGGCGGCCTGTTCTTCATCGAGGTCGCCAGCGCGCTGGGCCTGCGCGAGCGCTACGGCTATGCCGCGTTCGAACGCCTGATGACCCAGGCCGGGCGCCGCCTGGCCAGCGTCACCGCGCCGCAGCCGCTGGCCCGGCTCAACGACAACAGCTTCCTGCTGCTGGCCCAGGGCGACGATCTGGACGCGCTGCGGCAGCGCGCCCAGGCCCTGCGCGAAGCGCTGGCCAACCATGCCTTCCCGCTGCGCGAGGACGAAGCGGTGCACCTGCGCTGCGCGATCGGCTACGCCGACCTGGCGCAAGGGTTCGAAGACGCCGGCAGCGCGCTGGAAGCGGTCGAGCGCACCGCGCTGCAGGCGCGCCTGCATCCGCAGGGCGTGGCCGCGTACGCGCCGCCGCGCGAGGAAGAGGACCTGGGTCGCATCGCGATGTTCGAAGGCCAGCTGGAACCGGCCTACCAGCCGATCGTCGCCGTCGCCGGCGGCGACACCGCGCAGTACCAGGTGCTGCTGCGCCTGCGCCAGCGCGACGGCACCCTGCTGTCGGCCGGGCAGGTGCTGCCCGCGGCCGAGGCCGGCGGGCGCATCGCCGACCTCGACCAGCAGGTGCTGGACCACGCGCTCGGCCTGCTGCACCTGTACCAGCACGCCACGCCGCCGCTGCGCCTGTTCGTGTCGCAGTCCTCGCGCACGCTGGCGCGCGGCGCCTTCGCCGACTGGCTGGTCGAGGCGATCGGCCGCCGCGGCGTCACCGGCACCTCGCTGGTGATCGACCTGCGCCTGGACGACGCGCTGATCCACACGGTGACCCTGCAGCAGTTCTGCGCCCGGCTGATGCCGCTGGGCGTGCAGTTCTGCCTCAGCCAGTTCGAACCCGGCGCCGAAAACGAGGCGCTGCTCGGCCAGCTGCCGCTGGGCTACCTGCGCCTGTCGGCGCGTTTCGCCAATGCGCATGCCGATGCCGGACTGCGCGACCAGTTGCGCGCCACGATCGACCTGGCGCACCGCGCCGGGCTGATGATCATCGGCCAGCAGATCGAGGAAGCGCAGGCCGCCGCGGCGATGTGGATGGGCGGGGTCGATTTCATCCAGGGCAACCTGGTGCAATCGGTCGGCGACGAACTGAACTTCGATTTCCAGAACGCGGTGCTGTAG
- the bfr gene encoding bacterioferritin, whose translation MKGDSKVIEFLNKVLYNELTAINQYFLHAKMLKNWGLKELAEHEYKESIDEMKHADKLADRILFLEGLPNFQALGKLRIGENPKEILECDLALERDGTTTLRDGIAYAESIQDYVSRQLLADILESEEEHIDWLETQLDLIGRIGEPNYLLTKLED comes from the coding sequence ATGAAGGGCGACAGCAAGGTCATCGAGTTCCTCAACAAGGTCCTCTACAACGAGTTGACCGCGATCAACCAGTACTTCCTGCACGCCAAAATGCTGAAGAACTGGGGGCTGAAGGAACTGGCCGAACACGAGTACAAGGAATCGATCGACGAGATGAAGCACGCCGACAAGTTGGCGGACCGCATCCTGTTCCTCGAGGGGCTGCCCAACTTCCAGGCCCTGGGCAAGCTGCGCATCGGCGAGAACCCGAAGGAAATCCTCGAGTGCGACCTGGCCCTGGAGCGGGACGGCACCACCACCTTGCGCGACGGCATCGCCTACGCCGAGTCGATCCAGGACTACGTCAGCCGCCAGTTGCTGGCCGACATCCTGGAGTCGGAGGAAGAGCACATCGATTGGCTGGAAACCCAGCTCGATCTGATCGGCCGCATCGGCGAGCCGAACTACCTGCTGACCAAGCTCGAGGACTGA
- the nudC gene encoding NAD(+) diphosphatase: MSELTSASFVFADAAVDRADALRNDPEALRRAWPTARLLLLDADGNAYADAQGQPLALTGASLGDAVAQAIFLGLRDGTAWFALAAAALDAQLDPPQRIDLRRAAAEWPAAASGLFAYARGMLHWQSRTRFCGVCGGAIAFGRGGFLGTCTQCASEHYPRVDPAVIVAVSDGRRLLLGRQASWPARRYSVIAGFVEPGESLEQTVAREVAEETQVRVRPGSCRYYGAQPWPFPGALMLGFRALAEPDAPQVDGELEDARWVERDEIGAALQRAATLGDGADDGHGLRLPPRISIAHALVVDWYRRDGDHA, from the coding sequence ATGTCCGAACTGACCTCCGCTTCCTTCGTTTTCGCCGACGCGGCCGTCGACCGCGCCGATGCGCTGCGCAACGATCCCGAGGCGCTGCGCCGCGCTTGGCCCACCGCGCGCCTGCTGCTGCTCGATGCCGACGGCAACGCCTACGCCGACGCGCAGGGGCAGCCGCTGGCGCTGACCGGCGCATCGCTGGGCGACGCGGTCGCGCAGGCGATCTTCCTCGGCCTGCGCGACGGCACGGCCTGGTTCGCGCTGGCCGCGGCCGCGCTCGATGCCCAGCTCGACCCGCCGCAGCGCATCGACCTGCGCCGCGCCGCGGCCGAGTGGCCGGCCGCCGCGTCGGGCCTGTTCGCCTATGCGCGGGGCATGCTCCACTGGCAGTCGCGCACCCGCTTCTGCGGGGTCTGCGGCGGCGCCATCGCGTTCGGCCGCGGCGGCTTCCTCGGCACCTGCACGCAGTGCGCCAGCGAACACTATCCGCGCGTGGATCCGGCGGTGATCGTCGCGGTCAGCGACGGCCGCCGGCTGCTGCTGGGCCGCCAGGCGAGCTGGCCGGCGCGGCGCTATTCGGTGATCGCCGGGTTCGTCGAACCGGGCGAGTCGCTGGAGCAGACCGTGGCGCGCGAAGTGGCCGAGGAAACCCAGGTGCGGGTCCGGCCCGGCAGTTGCCGCTACTACGGCGCGCAGCCATGGCCGTTCCCCGGTGCGTTGATGCTCGGTTTCCGCGCGCTGGCCGAACCCGATGCGCCGCAGGTGGATGGCGAACTGGAAGACGCGCGCTGGGTCGAGCGCGACGAGATCGGCGCCGCCCTGCAGCGTGCGGCCACGCTCGGCGATGGCGCCGACGACGGCCACGGCCTTCGCCTGCCGCCGCGGATCTCCATCGCGCACGCGCTGGTCGTGGACTGGTACCGCCGCGACGGCGACCACGCCTAG
- a CDS encoding DUF4126 domain-containing protein, with amino-acid sequence MTDAHLFVIGILLAWLAGIRVYLTVFGVGMAGLLGWLDLPQALQATESWWVLGTSGALALAEFFADKIPGVDSVWDLLQTLTRIPAGAFLAAATLSPDGQLGAGALATGAGIALTSHVLKSGSRALLNTSPEPASNWIASLTEDSVVIATLALALAHPWLALIVVLGASVLGALLVWWVWRTLWRGVRRLLAVPADVVMARPNRDGSLPS; translated from the coding sequence ATGACCGACGCCCACCTCTTCGTAATCGGCATCCTGCTGGCCTGGCTGGCCGGCATCCGCGTCTACCTGACCGTGTTCGGGGTCGGCATGGCCGGCCTGCTCGGCTGGCTGGACCTGCCGCAGGCGCTGCAGGCGACCGAGTCGTGGTGGGTGCTCGGCACCTCCGGCGCGCTGGCCCTGGCCGAATTCTTCGCCGACAAGATCCCCGGCGTGGACTCGGTGTGGGACCTGCTGCAGACCCTGACCCGGATCCCCGCCGGCGCGTTCCTGGCCGCGGCCACACTGTCGCCGGACGGCCAGCTCGGCGCCGGCGCGCTGGCCACCGGCGCCGGCATCGCGCTCACCAGCCATGTGCTGAAGTCCGGTTCGCGCGCATTGCTGAACACCTCGCCGGAACCGGCCAGCAACTGGATCGCCTCGCTGACCGAGGATTCGGTGGTGATCGCCACGCTGGCGCTGGCCCTGGCGCATCCGTGGCTGGCGTTGATCGTAGTGCTGGGCGCCAGCGTGCTGGGAGCGCTGCTGGTGTGGTGGGTGTGGCGCACCCTGTGGCGCGGGGTGCGCCGCCTGCTGGCGGTGCCCGCGGACGTCGTCATGGCCAGGCCGAACCGGGACGGCTCCCTGCCTTCGTGA
- a CDS encoding hybrid sensor histidine kinase/response regulator: protein MPARRRRPLPWLAASSAALALAAAPLALPALAPPPPWQLLAPACIGAAALLAALAAWRARQQARALDAASARAALAESERDALQRDVHLRERLERELVQAKQAAEAAVMAKGEFLATMSHEIRTPLNGIIPMLELIARGQLGTEQREMLRAANDSSLQLLRIVDDILDYSKLEANRLELEITSFNLRELLDGMLQLMQRAAEAKGLRVALQLDPAVRLPVRGDPLRLRQVLSNLIGNAIKFTARGSVELRVRRLGETPAQHLLRFEVRDTGIGISPEQQERLFRSFTQADASTTRLYGGTGLGLAICKRIVDLMGGRIGVESGSDQGATFWFEIPLLKVIGDLPQAQGSLPRLHALLVGADQRLYQRLKTLLPNWGVQLSKVDSTQEALERLRAGNLAAPTYDLVIGDLDGLRQSARALQRAVTRLPAPHAMRLIWLYGDTEIPEEIRAHGALLSRQAADLDLRGMLALAPAAALASAAAPALPEEPASDPQRDAAAASASATAAGPAEAIGPASPAADYRLLLVEDNPVNLLVAQKLLDVLGYRSDSVADGAAALAQLATQAYDLVLMDCQMPVLDGYAATRQWRQSEAAAGRARLPIVAMTANAMAGDRQRCLEAGMDDYLSKPVGRELLAQCLQRWLPHRAANAAPAQTPPESAALPADAETASAQTAQSAQRQTQTQTQTQTQTAAIAASASSNSNSNSSSDNNSDGATSTSISTADLAPLPPTPLPVLDIAVLDELRELAGSATTAQIVELFLGDAPQLIQRLEQAAVIPQLEPLRDAAHTLKSSAANVGALALSAAALRIEAGVRAHQLERPAVAVALVIAEFARARLALNGYRNTLRDAAESPAS from the coding sequence ATGCCCGCACGCCGGCGCCGGCCCCTGCCGTGGCTGGCCGCGTCGAGCGCGGCGCTCGCGCTCGCCGCCGCGCCGCTGGCGCTGCCGGCACTGGCGCCGCCGCCGCCGTGGCAGCTGCTGGCGCCGGCCTGCATCGGCGCCGCCGCGCTGCTGGCCGCGCTCGCCGCCTGGCGCGCACGGCAACAGGCGCGCGCACTGGATGCGGCGTCGGCGCGCGCGGCGCTGGCCGAGTCCGAACGTGACGCGCTGCAGCGCGACGTGCACCTGCGCGAGCGGCTGGAACGCGAACTGGTGCAGGCCAAGCAGGCCGCCGAGGCCGCGGTGATGGCCAAGGGCGAATTCCTGGCCACGATGAGCCACGAGATCCGCACTCCGCTCAACGGCATCATCCCGATGCTGGAACTGATCGCACGCGGCCAGCTCGGCACCGAGCAGCGCGAGATGCTGCGCGCCGCCAACGACTCTTCGCTGCAGCTGCTGCGCATCGTCGACGACATCCTCGACTACTCCAAGCTGGAAGCGAACCGGCTGGAGCTGGAGATCACCAGCTTCAACCTGCGCGAACTGCTCGACGGCATGCTGCAGCTGATGCAGCGCGCGGCCGAGGCCAAGGGCCTGCGCGTGGCGCTGCAGCTGGATCCGGCGGTGCGCCTGCCGGTCCGCGGCGATCCGCTGCGGCTGCGGCAGGTGCTGAGCAACCTGATCGGCAACGCGATCAAGTTCACCGCGCGCGGCAGCGTGGAGCTGCGCGTGCGCCGCCTCGGCGAGACTCCGGCGCAGCACCTGCTGCGCTTCGAGGTGCGCGATACCGGCATCGGCATCAGCCCCGAGCAGCAGGAGCGGCTGTTCCGCTCCTTCACCCAGGCCGATGCGTCCACCACCCGCCTGTACGGCGGCACCGGGCTCGGCCTGGCGATCTGCAAGCGCATCGTCGACCTGATGGGCGGGCGCATCGGCGTGGAATCGGGCAGCGACCAGGGCGCCACATTCTGGTTCGAGATTCCGCTGCTGAAAGTGATCGGCGACCTGCCGCAGGCCCAGGGCAGCCTGCCGCGGCTGCACGCGCTGCTGGTCGGCGCCGACCAGCGCCTGTACCAGCGCCTGAAAACGCTGTTGCCGAACTGGGGGGTGCAGCTGAGCAAGGTCGACTCGACCCAGGAAGCGCTGGAGCGGCTGCGCGCCGGCAACCTCGCCGCCCCGACTTACGACCTGGTGATCGGCGATCTCGACGGCCTGCGCCAGAGCGCGCGGGCGCTGCAGCGCGCGGTGACGCGGTTGCCGGCGCCGCACGCGATGCGCCTGATCTGGCTGTACGGCGACACCGAGATCCCCGAGGAAATCCGCGCCCACGGCGCGCTGCTGTCGCGGCAGGCGGCGGACCTGGACCTGCGCGGCATGCTCGCGCTGGCGCCGGCGGCGGCCCTCGCCTCCGCGGCCGCGCCGGCCTTGCCCGAAGAACCCGCTTCCGATCCGCAGCGCGATGCCGCGGCGGCATCGGCATCCGCCACCGCCGCGGGCCCGGCCGAGGCGATCGGGCCGGCCTCGCCGGCCGCCGACTACCGACTGCTGCTGGTCGAGGACAACCCGGTCAACCTGCTGGTCGCGCAGAAACTGCTCGACGTGCTCGGCTACCGCAGCGACAGCGTCGCCGACGGCGCCGCGGCGCTGGCGCAACTGGCCACGCAGGCCTACGACCTGGTGTTGATGGACTGCCAGATGCCGGTGCTGGACGGCTATGCCGCCACCCGCCAGTGGCGCCAGTCCGAAGCGGCGGCAGGACGGGCGCGGCTGCCGATCGTGGCGATGACCGCCAATGCGATGGCCGGCGATCGCCAGCGCTGCCTGGAGGCCGGCATGGACGACTACCTGTCCAAGCCGGTCGGCCGCGAGCTGCTGGCGCAATGCCTGCAGCGCTGGCTGCCGCACCGCGCCGCCAATGCCGCGCCGGCACAGACCCCGCCGGAGAGTGCCGCGCTGCCGGCGGATGCGGAGACGGCGAGTGCGCAGACAGCGCAATCCGCGCAGAGGCAGACGCAGACGCAGACGCAGACGCAGACGCAGACAGCGGCAATCGCAGCGTCCGCTTCCAGCAATAGCAATAGCAATAGCAGCAGCGACAACAATAGCGACGGCGCCACCAGTACCAGCATCAGCACCGCCGATCTGGCACCGCTGCCGCCGACACCGCTGCCGGTGCTGGACATCGCGGTGCTCGACGAGTTGCGCGAGCTTGCCGGCAGCGCGACCACCGCGCAGATCGTGGAACTGTTCCTGGGCGATGCGCCGCAGCTGATCCAGCGCCTGGAGCAGGCCGCCGTGATCCCGCAACTGGAGCCGCTGCGCGACGCGGCGCATACGCTGAAGTCCTCGGCGGCCAACGTCGGCGCACTGGCGCTGTCGGCCGCGGCCTTGCGCATCGAGGCTGGCGTGCGCGCCCACCAGCTGGAGCGCCCCGCGGTCGCGGTGGCGCTGGTCATCGCCGAATTCGCACGCGCGCGGCTGGCCTTGAACGGCTACCGCAACACCTTGCGCGACGCAGCCGAAAGCCCCGCGTCGTAG
- a CDS encoding polymer-forming cytoskeletal protein: protein MFGSKNGRSSGQTVVDTLIGAQVVIRGDLVFSGGLYVEGRILGKVLAEDGAPATLTLSEHGSIEGEVRAPIVIINGQLIGDVHAAERVELAPKARVQGNVHYQVVEMNAGAQLTGRLIHAGSMAALAPPEHLHEEPQAEPAQRVLTKAEA from the coding sequence ATGTTCGGAAGCAAGAACGGTCGCAGCAGCGGCCAGACCGTGGTCGATACCTTGATCGGCGCGCAGGTGGTGATCCGGGGCGATCTGGTGTTCAGCGGCGGCCTGTACGTGGAAGGGCGCATCCTCGGCAAGGTGCTGGCCGAGGACGGTGCGCCGGCGACGCTGACCCTGTCCGAGCACGGCAGCATCGAGGGCGAGGTGCGTGCGCCGATCGTGATCATCAACGGCCAGCTGATCGGCGACGTGCATGCCGCCGAGCGCGTGGAGCTGGCGCCGAAGGCGCGGGTGCAGGGCAACGTGCACTACCAGGTGGTGGAGATGAACGCCGGCGCACAGCTGACCGGGCGGCTGATCCATGCCGGCAGCATGGCCGCGCTGGCCCCGCCGGAACACCTGCACGAGGAGCCGCAGGCCGAGCCGGCGCAGCGCGTGCTGACCAAGGCCGAGGCTTGA
- a CDS encoding DUF6776 family protein has product MNRPVPRFQIVPNGAAPVRGRGLWLLIAVAWLLSLAGTWLLASRQAAPELGDVRTQLREAERKLQAQQRQIETLNQRQATLARSDQISRAANNAVQSSLAERDEEIAGLRADVAFYERLVGATSQRKGLTVHSAEFSAEAGGTWHYNVVLTQNLNRGAISQGQMRLAVEGVRGGKLTSVGWDELHQKSGVPGQDYSFRYFQQLDGSVILPKDFTPQRVRVSLSGGGAPVTQSFDWTLAGNGKGE; this is encoded by the coding sequence ATGAACCGACCCGTCCCCCGTTTCCAGATCGTGCCCAACGGCGCCGCGCCAGTGCGCGGGCGCGGCCTGTGGTTGCTGATCGCCGTCGCCTGGCTGCTGTCGCTGGCCGGGACCTGGCTGCTGGCCAGCCGCCAGGCCGCGCCGGAACTGGGCGATGTGCGCACCCAGTTGCGCGAGGCCGAACGCAAGCTGCAGGCCCAGCAGCGGCAGATCGAGACGCTCAACCAGCGCCAGGCCACGCTGGCGCGCTCGGACCAGATCAGCCGCGCCGCCAACAACGCGGTGCAGAGCTCGCTGGCCGAACGCGACGAGGAGATCGCCGGGCTGCGCGCCGACGTGGCCTTCTACGAGCGCCTGGTCGGCGCGACCAGCCAGCGCAAGGGCCTGACCGTGCATTCGGCGGAGTTCTCGGCCGAGGCCGGCGGCACCTGGCACTACAACGTGGTGCTGACCCAGAACCTCAACCGCGGCGCGATCAGCCAGGGGCAGATGCGCCTGGCGGTGGAAGGCGTGCGCGGCGGCAAGCTGACCAGCGTGGGCTGGGACGAGCTGCACCAGAAGAGCGGCGTGCCCGGCCAGGACTATTCGTTCCGTTATTTCCAGCAGTTGGACGGCAGCGTGATCCTGCCCAAGGATTTCACCCCGCAACGGGTGCGAGTATCGCTGTCCGGCGGAGGGGCGCCGGTCACCCAGAGTTTCGATTGGACACTGGCCGGTAACGGCAAAGGGGAATAG